Proteins encoded by one window of Mycolicibacterium cosmeticum:
- a CDS encoding group I intron-associated PD-(D/E)XK endonuclease, whose amino-acid sequence MARHHTKDKGDLGVAKAHADLVAKGFDVLFPATEHAPFDLVAHSDGIFHRIQVKYRSAPSGVVSVNLRSTWSDRHGVHSTPIDKNSVDTICIYCPETDQCYYLRPADHNASVTLRITPVKNGQQKRILNAADHRELPGTAQHRASA is encoded by the coding sequence ATGGCTCGACACCACACCAAAGACAAAGGCGACCTCGGCGTCGCCAAAGCGCACGCCGACCTCGTCGCCAAGGGGTTCGACGTGCTGTTCCCCGCCACGGAGCATGCGCCGTTCGACCTCGTCGCGCACTCGGACGGGATCTTTCACCGCATCCAGGTGAAATACCGGTCGGCGCCGTCGGGTGTCGTGAGCGTCAACCTCCGGTCCACCTGGTCCGACCGCCACGGGGTGCACAGCACACCGATCGACAAGAACTCCGTCGACACGATCTGTATCTACTGCCCGGAGACCGACCAGTGCTACTACCTCCGGCCGGCCGACCACAACGCATCCGTGACACTCCGGATCACGCCGGTCAAGAATGGTCAGCAGAAACGGATCCTCAATGCCGCCGATCACCGCGAGCTGCCCGGGACCGCCCAACATCGGGCCTCGGCCTGA
- a CDS encoding SDR family oxidoreductase has protein sequence MTAIDPEKLSTCLQVLAEVESLPPEHPDAVAVRRATAGIFKAVRKARRTAAREAVAAADKAVIAATATGAPGRIDDETAGLPLVSAATGATAGTLIRSRACYICKKHHTVVDAFYHQLCPECAAFSHAKRDARADLTGRTALLTGGRAKIGMYIALRLLRDGAHTTITTRFPNDAVRRFAAMPDSADWLHRLRIIGIDLRDPAQVVALADTVAAQGPLDILINNAAQTVRRAPGSYSALVEAERTPPAELAQVDVVSFDRVSDAHPAALAGSLAEHQTPHALAELALTARSASPERIAAGVAIDAGGLLPDTASVNSWTQRVHEVDAMELLEVQLCNQTAPFILVSRLRPAMAASPARRKYVVNVSAMEGQFGRKYKGPGHPHTNMAKAALNMLTRTSAKEMLEQDGILMTAVDTGWITDERPHPTKLRLADEGFHAPLDLVDGAARVYDPIVRGEAGEDLYGCFLKDYRPSDW, from the coding sequence GTGACCGCGATCGATCCGGAGAAGCTGAGCACCTGCCTGCAGGTGCTGGCCGAGGTCGAATCGTTGCCGCCCGAGCACCCCGACGCGGTTGCCGTGCGGCGCGCGACGGCGGGCATCTTCAAGGCGGTACGCAAGGCGCGGCGCACCGCCGCACGCGAGGCCGTCGCCGCCGCCGACAAGGCCGTGATCGCCGCGACCGCCACCGGCGCCCCGGGCCGGATCGACGACGAGACCGCCGGTCTGCCGCTGGTCTCGGCGGCCACCGGCGCGACCGCGGGCACCCTGATCCGGTCGCGCGCCTGCTACATCTGTAAGAAGCACCACACCGTCGTCGACGCCTTCTACCACCAGCTCTGCCCCGAATGCGCGGCGTTCAGCCATGCCAAACGCGACGCCCGCGCCGACCTCACCGGCCGGACCGCGCTGCTGACCGGCGGCCGCGCCAAGATCGGCATGTACATCGCGCTGCGGCTGCTGCGCGACGGCGCGCACACCACCATCACCACGCGCTTCCCGAACGACGCGGTGCGGCGTTTCGCCGCGATGCCCGACAGCGCCGACTGGTTGCACCGGCTGCGGATCATCGGCATCGACCTGCGCGACCCGGCGCAGGTGGTGGCGCTGGCCGACACGGTCGCCGCGCAGGGTCCGCTGGACATCCTGATCAACAACGCGGCGCAGACGGTGCGCCGGGCCCCGGGCTCGTACTCGGCGCTGGTCGAGGCCGAACGCACCCCGCCGGCCGAACTGGCCCAGGTCGACGTGGTCAGCTTCGACCGGGTCAGCGACGCCCACCCGGCGGCCCTGGCCGGCAGCCTGGCCGAACACCAGACCCCGCACGCGCTGGCAGAGCTGGCGCTGACCGCGCGCAGCGCGTCACCGGAACGCATCGCGGCCGGCGTCGCGATCGATGCCGGGGGCCTGTTGCCGGACACGGCATCGGTCAACAGCTGGACCCAACGCGTGCACGAGGTCGACGCGATGGAGCTGCTCGAGGTGCAGCTGTGCAACCAGACCGCCCCGTTCATCCTGGTGAGCCGGCTGCGTCCGGCGATGGCCGCCTCCCCTGCCCGGCGCAAGTACGTCGTGAACGTGTCGGCGATGGAAGGGCAGTTCGGCCGCAAGTACAAGGGGCCGGGTCACCCGCACACCAACATGGCCAAGGCCGCGCTGAACATGCTCACCCGCACCAGCGCCAAGGAGATGCTGGAGCAGGACGGCATCCTGATGACCGCCGTCGACACCGGCTGGATCACCGACGAACGTCCGCATCCCACCAAGCTGCGGCTGGCCGACGAGGGTTTCCACGCGCCGCTGGATCTGGTCGACGGTGCGGCCCGGGTCTACGACCCGATCGTGCGCGGCGAGGCCGGCGAAGACCTGTACGGCTGCTTCCTGAAGGATTACCGGCCCAGCGACTGGTGA
- a CDS encoding HAD-IB family hydrolase/lysophospholipid acyltransferase family protein, with amino-acid sequence MTEARLPGTVAEIEASPPGPEVGAFFDLDGTLVAGFTGVLMTQDRLRRGQMSVGEFIGMVQAGLNHQLGRSEFEDLIGKGARMLRGNSLSDLDELGERLFVQHVRNRIYPEMRSIIRAHMARGHTVVLSSSALTVQVEPVARFLGIDNVLCNEFEVDDDGLITGEVKQPIIWGPGKAHAVQRFSAANGVDLTKSYFYADGDEDVALMYVVGNPRPTNPGGKLAAVALKRGWPILRFRSRSGSSPVAQLRTLAGLATIPTVAAGAVGLGLLTRNKRVGVNFFTSNWSKLLMLTTGIELNVLGEENLTAQRPAVFIFNHRNQADPFIAGRLVRDNFTSVGKKELERNPLMGPLGKVMDAAFIDRDDTQAAIEGLHKVEELARKGISIMIAPEGTRLDTTEVGPFKKGPFRIAMAAGIPIVPIVIRNAEVIAARDSNTFNAGNVDVAVFPPISTDDWTPENLTERIAEVRQLYLDTLSAWPRDQLPEVPLYKRAADAQEDHS; translated from the coding sequence ATGACTGAGGCACGCCTGCCCGGGACCGTCGCCGAGATCGAGGCCAGCCCGCCCGGGCCCGAGGTCGGCGCGTTCTTCGATCTGGACGGCACCCTGGTGGCCGGGTTCACCGGCGTACTGATGACCCAGGACCGGCTGCGCCGCGGGCAGATGAGCGTTGGTGAGTTCATCGGCATGGTGCAGGCCGGGCTCAACCATCAGCTGGGCCGCTCGGAGTTCGAGGACCTGATCGGCAAGGGCGCGCGGATGTTGCGCGGCAACTCGTTGTCGGATCTGGACGAACTGGGGGAGCGGCTGTTCGTCCAGCACGTGCGTAACCGCATCTACCCCGAGATGCGGTCGATCATCAGGGCACACATGGCGCGTGGGCACACCGTGGTGCTGAGCTCCTCGGCGCTGACCGTGCAAGTGGAACCCGTCGCTCGCTTCCTCGGTATCGACAACGTGCTGTGCAACGAGTTCGAGGTGGACGACGACGGTCTGATCACCGGCGAGGTGAAGCAGCCGATCATCTGGGGTCCGGGTAAAGCGCATGCGGTGCAGCGCTTTTCGGCAGCCAACGGAGTGGACCTGACCAAGAGCTATTTCTACGCCGACGGCGACGAGGACGTCGCGCTGATGTACGTGGTCGGCAATCCGCGGCCCACCAACCCCGGCGGCAAACTGGCCGCCGTCGCCCTCAAGCGCGGCTGGCCGATCCTGCGATTCCGCAGCCGCAGTGGCAGCAGCCCGGTTGCGCAATTGCGCACACTGGCCGGCCTGGCCACCATCCCGACGGTGGCGGCCGGCGCGGTCGGGCTGGGATTGCTCACCCGCAACAAACGCGTGGGGGTCAATTTCTTCACCTCGAACTGGAGCAAGCTGCTGATGCTGACCACCGGCATCGAGCTCAACGTGCTGGGCGAGGAGAACCTCACCGCACAACGGCCGGCGGTGTTCATCTTCAACCACCGCAACCAGGCCGACCCCTTCATTGCCGGCAGGTTGGTCCGGGACAACTTCACCAGCGTCGGAAAAAAGGAGCTCGAGCGCAACCCGCTGATGGGTCCACTGGGCAAGGTAATGGACGCCGCGTTCATCGACCGCGACGACACCCAGGCCGCGATCGAAGGCTTGCACAAGGTCGAAGAGCTTGCGCGTAAAGGAATTTCGATCATGATCGCCCCGGAGGGCACCCGGCTGGACACCACCGAGGTCGGCCCGTTCAAGAAGGGTCCGTTCCGCATCGCGATGGCGGCGGGCATCCCGATCGTGCCGATCGTGATCCGCAATGCGGAGGTCATCGCGGCGCGGGATTCCAACACCTTCAACGCCGGCAACGTCGACGTCGCGGTGTTCCCGCCCATCTCCACCGACGACTGGACCCCGGAGAACCTGACCGAGCGAATCGCCGAGGTCCGCCAGCTCTATCTCGACACCTTGTCGGCCTGGCCGCGTGATCAGCTGCCGGAGGTTCCGCTGTACAAGCGCGCAGCCGATGCCCAGGAAGATCATTCATGA
- a CDS encoding cytochrome c oxidase assembly protein, whose protein sequence is MTAQRGADGGPRVTAPHGAVWPVLFGVAVLAGAVAAGLGGLSLADALTATGLPDPGPVTTYGLPFVRAAGEIAAAVAVGSFLLAAFLVPPQASGVLDVAGYRALRAGTLASGVWTVCAVLLVPLTVSDITGQPLLSKLGLADIWSVAGLVETAGTWRWTALFAAVVTVVSIPVLRWSWTPVLCAGAVFTLVPLALSGHSSAGGSHDLATNSLFIHLVAGVVWAGGLLALWALAVRGGAHTDLAARRFSAVALWCFVAMGFSGVINAFVRVRPGDLLHSSYGWLIIGKVAALLVLGGLGYWQRRSAVRALAVDPQDRRPLIRLALVESLVFGVTFGIAVALGRTPPPPPPVANPSVTAVEIGYDLAGPPTVARILFDWRFDLIFGTAAILFAAVYVAGVIRLRRRGDAWPAGRTIAWLCGCAVLLFATSSGLGRYMPAMFSMHMGAHMLLSMLSPVLLVLGAPVTLALRALPTAGRGAPPGMREWLLAALHSRVSQVLTNPFVATALFVGGFYGLYFGGIFDAVAGIHAAHVAMNLHFLLSGYLFYWVVIGIDPTPRPLPALGKLGMVFGSLPLHAFFGVVLMGTQTVMAEGFYKSLQLGWHTDLLGDQRLGGGIAWSAGEVPLVLVMLALLIQWRRSDDRTAKRLDRAADRDEDADLAAYNAMLAKLAEQESGRS, encoded by the coding sequence ATGACTGCCCAGCGAGGAGCCGACGGCGGACCCCGCGTGACCGCGCCACACGGTGCCGTATGGCCCGTTCTGTTCGGTGTCGCGGTGCTGGCCGGCGCCGTCGCGGCCGGGCTGGGCGGGTTGTCGCTGGCCGATGCCCTGACGGCCACCGGCCTGCCCGATCCGGGTCCGGTCACCACCTATGGCCTGCCGTTCGTCCGGGCGGCGGGGGAGATCGCCGCCGCCGTCGCCGTCGGTTCGTTCCTGCTGGCCGCGTTCCTGGTGCCGCCGCAGGCCAGCGGGGTGCTCGACGTCGCGGGGTACCGCGCCCTGCGGGCGGGCACCCTGGCGTCGGGCGTCTGGACGGTGTGCGCGGTGCTGCTGGTGCCCCTGACGGTGTCCGATATCACCGGCCAGCCGCTGCTCAGCAAGCTTGGTTTGGCCGATATCTGGTCGGTGGCCGGCCTGGTCGAGACCGCGGGGACCTGGCGGTGGACCGCCCTGTTCGCCGCGGTGGTCACCGTGGTGAGCATCCCGGTGCTGCGGTGGTCGTGGACGCCGGTGCTGTGCGCCGGGGCCGTGTTCACCCTGGTGCCGCTGGCGTTGTCCGGGCATTCCTCGGCCGGCGGCTCGCATGACCTGGCCACCAACAGCCTGTTCATCCACCTGGTCGCCGGGGTGGTGTGGGCCGGCGGGCTGTTGGCGCTGTGGGCGTTGGCGGTCCGCGGTGGCGCGCACACCGATCTGGCCGCGCGACGGTTTTCGGCGGTCGCCCTGTGGTGTTTCGTGGCGATGGGATTCTCCGGCGTCATCAACGCCTTCGTCCGGGTGCGTCCCGGCGACCTGCTACACAGCAGCTACGGCTGGCTGATCATCGGCAAGGTGGCCGCCCTGCTGGTGCTCGGGGGGCTCGGATACTGGCAACGGCGCAGTGCGGTCCGCGCGCTGGCCGTCGACCCGCAGGACCGGCGACCGTTGATCAGGCTGGCACTGGTCGAGTCGCTGGTGTTCGGTGTCACCTTCGGGATCGCCGTCGCGCTGGGCCGCACGCCGCCGCCACCGCCGCCGGTGGCCAACCCGTCGGTCACCGCGGTGGAGATCGGCTACGACCTGGCCGGCCCACCGACGGTGGCGCGCATCCTGTTCGACTGGCGGTTCGACCTGATCTTCGGCACCGCAGCCATCCTGTTCGCCGCCGTCTATGTGGCCGGGGTGATCCGGCTACGCCGACGCGGCGACGCGTGGCCCGCCGGCCGGACCATCGCCTGGCTGTGCGGCTGCGCGGTGCTGCTGTTCGCGACGTCGTCGGGGTTGGGCCGGTACATGCCGGCGATGTTCAGCATGCACATGGGCGCGCACATGCTGCTGTCGATGCTCTCGCCCGTGCTCCTGGTGCTCGGGGCTCCGGTGACGCTGGCGCTGCGCGCGCTGCCGACCGCCGGCCGTGGCGCCCCGCCGGGCATGCGGGAATGGCTGCTGGCCGCACTGCACAGCCGGGTGTCGCAGGTGCTCACCAATCCGTTCGTGGCCACGGCCTTGTTCGTCGGCGGCTTCTACGGCCTGTATTTCGGCGGCATCTTCGACGCGGTGGCCGGGATCCACGCCGCACACGTGGCGATGAACCTGCACTTCCTGCTGTCCGGCTACCTGTTCTACTGGGTCGTCATCGGGATCGATCCGACCCCGCGGCCCCTACCGGCGCTGGGCAAGCTGGGCATGGTGTTCGGCTCGCTGCCGCTGCACGCCTTCTTCGGCGTGGTGCTGATGGGCACCCAGACCGTGATGGCCGAGGGCTTCTACAAATCACTGCAGCTGGGATGGCACACCGACCTGCTCGGCGACCAGCGTCTCGGCGGCGGGATCGCCTGGTCGGCCGGTGAGGTGCCGCTGGTGCTGGTCATGCTCGCGCTGCTGATCCAGTGGCGGCGCAGCGACGACCGCACCGCCAAGCGGCTGGACCGGGCCGCCGACCGGGACGAGGACGCCGACCTGGCCGCCTACAACGCGATGCTGGCCAAGCTGGCCGAGCAGGAGTCCGGTCGAAGCTAG
- a CDS encoding glycerol-3-phosphate 1-O-acyltransferase codes for MTRLSTHIEGFSPTGDTLVLASVGSPAEQELLRDWLAQQRRERPEARVEVLHLPDSDEPPPTVLAQLVEKLSADPDRSVVPVRVFWVPGGLPTRSKVVALISGRDTYRPPELLQRRILRKDASRARVVAGEPAKVSELRQQWNDTTTAENPREFARFVLRRAILAIERVELRLLGPEYKSPRLVKPEMLASARFREGLDKIPGATVEKAGEMLDELSTGWSRFSVDLIPTLGRAIFSRGFDPNIDYDRDEIETMRRALEIHPAVLLFSHRSYLDGVIVPVAMQENRLPPVHTFAGINLSFGVMGPLMRHSGVIFLRRKLDDPLYKYVLRQYVGYIVEKRFNLNWSIEGTRSRTGKMLPPKLGLLSYVADAYLDGRSEDILLQPVSISFDQLHETQEYAAYARGGEKTPEGLSWLYNFVKAQGERNYGKIYVRFPEAVSMRQYLGEPGGPMNGRGERSDGMNGRGERSDGMNGTPDAKRLAMQKMAFEVAWRIQQVTPVNATGLVSALLLTTRGVALTLGQLHRTFGDSLDYLERKGIPMTNSALRLRTVDGVRAAVDALSGGHPVTRIDGGREPVWRIAPENEHEAAFYRNTLIASFLETSIIELALAHAARAESDHLEVFWAQTARLRDLLKFEFYFADSATFRDNLTKEMSWTQDWEEQIASGREGIEALLRAKRPLLGSAMLRPFVEAYEIVADVLRDAPADISEKELTKLALGVGRQQVAQGRVRSNESVSALLFATARQVVADQNLLGRAPDLSQRRADFLQELRDILTDMDTVEAGSRAQFVEREKAARHAAEA; via the coding sequence ATGACAAGGCTTTCCACCCACATCGAGGGCTTCAGCCCGACGGGTGACACGTTGGTGCTCGCCTCGGTCGGTTCGCCGGCCGAGCAGGAACTGCTCAGGGACTGGCTGGCGCAGCAGCGCCGGGAACGCCCCGAGGCCCGCGTCGAGGTGTTACACCTGCCGGACTCCGACGAACCGCCACCGACCGTGCTGGCTCAGCTGGTCGAGAAGCTGTCCGCCGACCCGGACCGGTCGGTGGTGCCGGTGCGGGTGTTCTGGGTGCCGGGCGGGCTGCCCACCCGGTCCAAGGTGGTGGCGCTCATCTCCGGCCGGGATACCTACCGCCCGCCGGAACTACTGCAGCGCCGCATCCTGCGCAAAGACGCGTCACGGGCCCGGGTGGTCGCCGGTGAGCCGGCCAAGGTGTCCGAGCTGCGTCAACAGTGGAACGACACCACCACCGCCGAGAACCCGCGTGAGTTCGCCCGCTTCGTGCTCCGGCGCGCCATCCTGGCCATCGAACGGGTGGAGCTGCGACTGCTGGGCCCGGAGTACAAATCGCCGCGCCTGGTCAAACCGGAGATGTTGGCATCGGCCCGTTTTCGGGAAGGGCTGGACAAGATTCCCGGGGCGACGGTGGAGAAGGCCGGCGAGATGCTCGACGAACTGTCCACCGGGTGGAGCCGCTTCTCGGTGGACCTCATCCCCACCTTGGGCCGGGCCATCTTCAGCCGGGGCTTCGACCCGAACATCGACTACGACCGCGACGAGATCGAGACGATGCGCCGCGCCCTTGAGATCCATCCGGCGGTCCTGCTGTTCTCGCATCGCTCCTATCTGGACGGGGTGATCGTCCCGGTCGCCATGCAGGAGAACCGGTTACCGCCGGTGCACACCTTCGCCGGGATCAACCTGTCGTTCGGGGTGATGGGCCCGCTGATGCGGCACTCGGGCGTGATCTTCCTGCGCCGCAAGCTCGACGACCCGTTGTACAAGTACGTGCTGCGGCAGTACGTCGGTTATATCGTGGAGAAACGATTCAACCTGAACTGGTCCATCGAGGGCACCCGCTCGCGGACCGGAAAGATGTTGCCGCCCAAGCTCGGTCTGCTGTCCTATGTCGCCGATGCCTACCTGGACGGCCGCAGTGAGGACATCTTGCTGCAACCGGTGTCCATCAGTTTCGACCAGCTGCACGAGACCCAGGAGTATGCGGCGTACGCCCGCGGCGGTGAGAAGACGCCGGAAGGGCTGAGCTGGCTGTACAACTTCGTCAAGGCCCAGGGCGAGCGCAATTACGGCAAGATCTATGTGCGCTTCCCCGAGGCCGTCTCGATGCGCCAGTACCTGGGGGAGCCGGGCGGCCCGATGAACGGTCGGGGCGAGCGAAGCGACGGGATGAACGGTCGGGGCGAGCGAAGCGACGGGATGAACGGCACCCCGGACGCCAAACGCCTGGCGATGCAGAAGATGGCGTTCGAGGTCGCCTGGCGCATCCAGCAGGTCACCCCGGTCAACGCCACCGGGCTGGTATCGGCGCTGCTGCTCACCACCCGCGGTGTCGCGCTGACCCTGGGGCAGCTGCACCGCACCTTCGGTGACTCGCTGGATTACCTGGAGCGCAAGGGCATTCCGATGACCAACAGTGCCCTGCGGTTGCGCACGGTCGACGGGGTGCGGGCCGCCGTGGACGCGTTGTCCGGCGGGCATCCGGTGACCCGGATCGACGGCGGCCGCGAGCCGGTGTGGCGGATCGCGCCGGAGAACGAACACGAGGCGGCCTTCTACCGCAACACCCTCATCGCGTCCTTCCTGGAAACGTCGATCATCGAATTGGCGCTGGCGCACGCAGCCCGTGCCGAATCCGATCACCTGGAGGTGTTCTGGGCGCAGACCGCGCGGTTGCGGGATCTGCTGAAGTTCGAGTTCTACTTCGCCGATTCGGCGACGTTCCGCGACAACCTGACCAAGGAGATGTCGTGGACGCAGGACTGGGAAGAGCAGATCGCCTCGGGCCGCGAGGGTATCGAGGCGCTGCTGCGGGCCAAGCGCCCGCTGCTCGGTTCGGCCATGTTGCGTCCGTTCGTGGAGGCCTACGAGATCGTCGCCGATGTGCTGCGCGACGCCCCGGCGGACATCTCCGAGAAGGAGTTGACGAAGTTGGCGCTCGGCGTCGGCCGTCAGCAGGTGGCCCAGGGCAGGGTGCGAAGCAACGAGTCGGTGTCGGCGTTGCTGTTCGCGACCGCTCGTCAGGTGGTGGCCGACCAGAACCTGCTAGGGCGGGCACCCGACCTGTCGCAGCGGCGAGCCGACTTCCTGCAGGAGCTACGGGACATCCTGACCGATATGGACACCGTGGAGGCCGGCTCCCGGGCCCAGTTCGTCGAACGCGAGAAAGCGGCCCGGCACGCCGCTGAGGCCTGA
- a CDS encoding cutinase family protein, translating to MAAQLVVAAALSAAVLAAGPTGVAAADVCPDVELVFARGTAEPPGMGRVGDALFAALQPMLGGRTLGAYAVNYPASYNFLTTGVGADDARGHIAWMADQCPGTRIVLGGFSQGASAVSMLAGVPPVGDRIGSIGSAPALDPGLAGNVAAVAVFGNPGARFGTPLSSSGQFAGRTIDLCSAGDPICSAGARDRAAHSNYEAPPYPGQAAGFVAARV from the coding sequence ATGGCGGCTCAGCTGGTCGTCGCTGCAGCCCTTTCTGCCGCCGTGCTCGCGGCGGGCCCCACCGGAGTGGCGGCCGCCGACGTCTGCCCCGATGTCGAGCTCGTCTTCGCGCGCGGCACCGCCGAGCCGCCGGGAATGGGCCGGGTCGGCGACGCGCTGTTCGCCGCGCTGCAGCCGATGCTGGGCGGCCGCACCCTGGGCGCATACGCGGTGAATTACCCTGCCAGCTACAACTTTCTGACCACCGGCGTGGGCGCCGACGACGCCCGCGGCCACATTGCCTGGATGGCCGACCAATGCCCCGGCACCCGAATCGTGCTCGGCGGCTTCTCGCAGGGCGCCTCGGCGGTGTCGATGCTCGCCGGTGTCCCGCCGGTCGGTGACCGGATCGGCAGCATCGGTTCGGCGCCCGCCCTCGATCCCGGGCTGGCCGGCAACGTGGCGGCGGTCGCGGTCTTCGGCAATCCGGGCGCGCGGTTCGGCACTCCGCTGTCCAGCAGCGGGCAGTTTGCGGGCCGCACGATCGACCTGTGCAGCGCCGGCGACCCGATCTGCTCCGCCGGTGCCAGGGACCGCGCCGCCCACAGCAATTACGAGGCACCGCCCTACCCCGGTCAAGCTGCCGGTTTCGTCGCCGCGCGGGTGTGA
- a CDS encoding STAS domain-containing protein has product MPDLTSDHFERSPSPFMCAQTWHDTTVVIGCSGVVDMLTAPDFTQVIATALEKQPTAMIIDLTEISFFASCGMATLVDTQNQVPPDVPLIVVADGPVTRRPLELVGLAAVLTIRPTLDDAFEQLPAGQA; this is encoded by the coding sequence ATGCCCGACCTTACTTCCGACCACTTCGAACGCAGCCCGTCCCCGTTCATGTGTGCCCAGACCTGGCACGACACGACGGTGGTGATCGGCTGTTCCGGTGTCGTCGACATGCTGACGGCGCCCGACTTCACCCAGGTCATCGCGACGGCCCTGGAGAAGCAGCCGACCGCGATGATCATCGACCTGACCGAGATCAGCTTCTTCGCCTCGTGCGGGATGGCCACCTTGGTGGACACGCAGAATCAGGTGCCGCCGGACGTTCCGCTCATCGTCGTCGCCGACGGACCGGTGACCCGCCGTCCGCTGGAGCTCGTCGGCCTGGCGGCCGTGCTGACGATCCGCCCGACTCTGGACGACGCGTTCGAACAGCTGCCGGCCGGTCAGGCCTGA
- a CDS encoding wax ester/triacylglycerol synthase family O-acyltransferase — protein MSNVPLDAAGLPQKLNGVDTLLHRGEANPRTRSGIMGVELLDLTPDWEQFRAVFEQASRKVLRLRQKVVMPTLPTASPRWVVDPDFNLDFHVRRVRAPEPGTLRQVLDLAEVALQTPMDITRPLWTATLVEGLADGRAATILHLSHAVADGVGSVEMFANIYTLERDTPIGELAPLPIPQDLSSNDLMKMGINRLPMKITNSVLGLLGGAVHAVTNVVRDPAATVSGVVDYALSTARVSRPVADHSPLLRRRSLSSRSEAIDMVFSDFHRAAKTAGGSINDAYLAGLCGALRHYHEAKGIPIETLPMAVPVNLRAEDDPAGGNRFAGINLAAPVGIADPERRIKAIRSQMTDKREERAMDMVGTLAPFVSFLPDAVLESAAGSVVNSDVQASNVPVYPGDTFIAGAKVLRHYGLGPLPGVAMMTVLVSRGGYITVTTRYDRAAFVDDELWADCLLLGFDEILALGGEGRAVAASFTAPETVSPNGSADK, from the coding sequence ATGAGCAACGTGCCGTTGGATGCGGCGGGGCTGCCCCAGAAACTGAACGGCGTCGACACACTGCTGCACCGCGGCGAGGCCAACCCACGAACCCGCTCGGGGATCATGGGCGTCGAACTGCTCGACCTCACCCCCGACTGGGAGCAGTTCCGCGCGGTGTTCGAGCAGGCTTCGCGCAAGGTGCTGCGGCTACGCCAGAAAGTGGTGATGCCGACCCTGCCGACGGCGTCCCCGCGCTGGGTGGTGGACCCCGACTTCAACCTGGACTTCCACGTGCGTCGGGTCCGCGCGCCCGAGCCCGGCACGCTCCGCCAGGTGCTCGACCTGGCCGAGGTGGCGCTGCAGACGCCGATGGACATCACTCGCCCGCTGTGGACGGCCACCCTCGTCGAGGGCCTCGCCGACGGCCGGGCCGCCACCATCCTGCACCTCAGTCACGCCGTCGCCGACGGCGTCGGCAGCGTCGAGATGTTCGCCAACATCTACACCCTGGAACGGGACACCCCGATCGGTGAGCTTGCGCCCCTGCCGATTCCGCAGGATCTGTCGTCCAACGACCTGATGAAAATGGGTATCAACCGGCTACCCATGAAGATCACCAACAGCGTGCTGGGGCTGCTCGGGGGTGCGGTGCACGCGGTCACCAATGTCGTGCGTGACCCGGCCGCCACGGTCAGCGGTGTCGTCGACTATGCGCTGTCGACCGCCCGGGTGTCCCGGCCGGTGGCCGACCATTCACCGTTGTTGCGGCGGCGCAGCCTGTCCTCCCGCAGCGAGGCCATCGACATGGTGTTCTCCGACTTCCATCGGGCGGCCAAGACTGCCGGCGGTTCCATCAACGACGCGTACCTGGCCGGTTTGTGCGGTGCGCTGCGGCACTACCACGAGGCCAAGGGCATCCCGATCGAGACGCTGCCGATGGCGGTCCCGGTGAATCTGCGCGCCGAAGACGATCCGGCCGGCGGGAACCGTTTTGCCGGAATCAATCTCGCGGCGCCGGTCGGTATCGCCGACCCCGAGCGGCGGATCAAGGCGATCCGTTCGCAGATGACCGACAAACGCGAGGAACGCGCCATGGACATGGTCGGCACCCTGGCGCCGTTCGTCAGTTTCCTGCCCGACGCGGTCCTCGAGTCGGCGGCCGGCTCGGTGGTCAACTCCGACGTGCAGGCCAGCAACGTGCCGGTGTATCCCGGCGACACCTTCATCGCGGGCGCAAAGGTGTTGCGGCACTACGGGCTCGGTCCGCTACCCGGCGTGGCGATGATGACCGTGCTGGTGTCGCGCGGCGGTTACATCACGGTCACCACCCGCTATGACCGGGCCGCCTTCGTCGACGACGAATTGTGGGCCGACTGCCTGCTGCTGGGTTTCGACGAGATCCTGGCTCTCGGTGGGGAGGGGCGCGCCGTGGCGGCATCCTTCACCGCACCGGAAACTGTGTCGCCGAACGGAAGCGCCGATAAATGA